One window of the Bos indicus isolate NIAB-ARS_2022 breed Sahiwal x Tharparkar chromosome 15, NIAB-ARS_B.indTharparkar_mat_pri_1.0, whole genome shotgun sequence genome contains the following:
- the LOC109568920 gene encoding olfactory receptor 52L1-like, translating into MAFDRFVAICHPLRHSTILTPAVIVGLGLLIVFRGAVLLSPHPFLLRWLSYCKTNVISHTYCEFMALIKLVCSETKIRRAYSLIVAFLTGGLDFILIICSYVLILFIVFNLPSKAACLKTLSTCVSHVWVILVFYTPAFFSFLTHRFGHHIAPPVHIFIANIYLLIPPMMNPIIYGVKTKRIRDGFLKFLTIKCVQLCKVCESPDHQQR; encoded by the coding sequence ATGGCTTTTGACCGATTTGTAGCTATCTGCCACCCCCTAAGACATTCCACTATCTTAACACCCGCAGTGATTGTAGGCTTGGGTTTGCTTATTGTCTTCAGAGGAGCTGTACTTCTCAGTCCACACCCCTTTCTACTAAGATGGCTTTCCTACTGCAAAACTAATGTCATCTCCCATACTTACTGTGAGTTTATGGCCCTGATAAAACTGGTTTGCTCTGAGACCAAGATTCGTAGAGCCTACAGCCTAATTGTGGCATTCCTGACAGGAGGATTGGATTTCATACTGATCATCTGTTCTTATGTTCTTATTCTTTTCATAGTCTTCAATCTCCCATCCAAAGCTGCCTGCCTCAAGACCTTGAGTACCTGTGTCTCCCATGTATGGGTCATTTTGGTGTTTTATACAccagcttttttctcttttctcactcaTAGGTTTGGTCACCACATTGCTCCACCTGTCCACATTTTTATAGCCAATATATACCTTCTCATTCCACCCATGATGAATCCTATTATTTATGGTGTTAAAACCAAAAGAATCAGGGATGGATTCCTTAAATTCTTAACAATCAAATGTGTTCAACTTTGCAAAGTTTGTGAGTCCCCAGATCACCAACAGAGATAA
- the LOC109568932 gene encoding olfactory receptor 52D1-like gives MSLPNNTNIHPSTFLLLGIPGMEAIHTWISMPFCLIYLSALLGNCPILFIIRTDSNLHEPMYFFLCMLSVADLILSTTAMPKILSIFWFHDREIYFEACLVQVFLIHSLCSMASGFILAMAFDRYVAICNPLRHSIILSHRVIQNLGLAIIFRGVVLFSPQPFMLRWLPYCRTNVIPHTYCEFMALIKLACAETRICRTYSLTAAFLTGGLDFLLILCSCVVILYTVFHLPSKAAQLKTLGTCGSHVCVILVAYTPAFFSFLTHRFGHHVAPHIPIFVANIYILVPPMVNPMIYGIRTKRIREQFLQVLTSHKF, from the coding sequence ATGTCACTGCCAAACAATACCAATATCCATCCCAGTACCTTTCTTCTCCTTGGCATTCCAGGGATGGAGGCCATCCACACTTGGATATCAATGCCCTTCTGCCTTATTTATTTAAGTGCTCTCCTTGGAAATTGCCCCATTCTATTTATTATCAGAACAGACTCCAACCTGCATgagcccatgtacttcttcctctgtaTGCTCTCTGTGGCCGACTTGATCCTTTCCACTACTGCTATGCCCAAAATCCTCAGCATTTTTTGGTTCCATGACAGGGAGATCTATTTTGAAGCCTGCCTTGTCCAAGTATTTCTCATTCACTCACTATGCAGCATGGCCTCAGGGTTTATCTTGGCCATGGCCTTTGACAGGTATGTGGCAATCTGCAATCCTCTGAGACATTCCATTATCCTGTCACACAGAGTCATCCAGAACTTGGGGCTGGCTATCATCTTCCGTGGAGTCGTGCTTTTCAGTCCTCAACCCTTTATGCTTCGGTGGCTTCCCTACTGCAGAACTAATGTCATCCCTCATACCTACTGTGAATTTATGGCTCTGATCAAGCTGGCTTGTGCAGAGACCAGGATCTGCAGAACATACAGCCTAACTGCTGCCTTCCTCACTGGAGGTTTAGATTTCCTATTAATCCTCTGTTCCTGTGTTGTCATCCTTTACACTGTCTTCCATCTTCCATCCAAAGCTGCTCAGCTCAAGACCCTGGGCACTTGTGGATCCCATGTGTGTGTGATCCTGGTGGCCTATACTCCagcctttttctccttccttactCACAGATTTGGACACCACGTGGCTCCTCATATTCCCATCTTTGTGGCTAACATCTATATCCTTGTTCCACCCATGGTGAACCCAATGATCTATGGCATAAGAACCAAGAGGATCAGAGAACAATTCCTCCAGGTTTTGACTTCTCACAAATTCTAA